A single region of the Streptomyces caelestis genome encodes:
- a CDS encoding FMN-binding protein, which translates to MRKSHPVRRAVLAGAATVSGIVLLLSLKPASDPGAAQAAGGQLPPAAAGQAPQGGVNGTVTGDAAQTQYGAVQVRLTMSNGKITQAEAVQAPKGGRSDQITASSVPRLNQAAVAAQSAGIDAVSGATYTSAGYKKSLQSALDKAKASAGGAQGSGNARTVTGDAVQTQYGPVQVRITVAGGKITKAEAVQAPKGGRSDQITASSVPRLNQAAVAAGSAEIDAVSGATYTSAGYKKSLQSALDKAPAGGGGSSQAAGSGGGSSQGSGSGGGSSQGAGSGGGQAQTQTLTGSVAQTQYGPVQVRITVAGGKITKAEAVQAPKGGRSDQITSTSVPRLNQAAVAAGNAQIDAVSGATYTSAGYKQSLQSALDQAGG; encoded by the coding sequence ATGAGGAAGTCTCACCCCGTCCGGCGTGCCGTGCTCGCCGGCGCAGCCACCGTCTCCGGGATCGTGCTGCTGCTGTCACTGAAGCCGGCCTCCGACCCGGGCGCCGCCCAGGCCGCGGGCGGTCAGCTCCCGCCCGCGGCCGCCGGGCAGGCCCCGCAGGGCGGCGTGAACGGCACCGTCACCGGTGACGCGGCGCAGACGCAGTACGGCGCGGTGCAGGTGCGCCTGACCATGAGCAACGGCAAGATCACTCAGGCCGAGGCGGTCCAGGCCCCCAAGGGCGGCCGCAGCGACCAGATCACCGCCAGCTCCGTGCCGCGCCTCAACCAGGCGGCGGTCGCCGCCCAGAGCGCGGGGATCGACGCCGTGTCCGGGGCGACGTACACCAGCGCCGGCTACAAGAAGTCCCTCCAGTCGGCCCTGGACAAGGCCAAGGCTTCGGCCGGCGGCGCGCAGGGCTCGGGCAACGCCCGGACCGTGACCGGTGACGCGGTGCAGACGCAGTACGGCCCGGTCCAGGTCCGTATCACCGTCGCCGGCGGGAAAATCACTAAGGCCGAGGCGGTCCAGGCCCCCAAGGGCGGCCGCAGCGACCAGATCACGGCCAGCTCGGTGCCCCGCCTCAACCAGGCGGCGGTCGCGGCGGGGAGCGCGGAGATCGACGCGGTCTCGGGCGCCACCTACACCAGCGCCGGTTACAAGAAGTCCCTCCAGTCCGCCCTGGACAAGGCTCCGGCAGGGGGCGGCGGCTCCTCCCAGGCCGCCGGCTCCGGGGGCGGTTCGTCCCAGGGCTCCGGCTCCGGGGGCGGTTCGTCCCAGGGCGCCGGCTCCGGGGGCGGCCAGGCCCAGACTCAGACCCTCACCGGCAGCGTGGCGCAGACGCAGTACGGTCCGGTCCAGGTCCGCATCACCGTCGCCGGCGGCAAGATCACCAAGGCCGAAGCCGTCCAGGCCCCCAAGGGCGGCCGCAGCGACCAGATCACCTCCACCTCCGTCCCCCGCCTCAACCAGGCGGCCGTCGCGGCCGGAAACGCCCAGATCGACGCCGTCTCCGGAGCCACCTACACCAGCGCCGGCTACAAGCAGTCCCTCCAGTCGGCCCTGGACCAGGCCGGTGGCTGA
- a CDS encoding FAD:protein FMN transferase yields the protein MADTVADSAQAPAAVRHAEETMGTVFSFDVRGGEPGAVRAAVDEAVAGLHRVDEVFSTYREDSQISRLQRAELTVEECDPEVGEVLKLAAEAEQLSDGWFSTSYGGRLDPTGIVKGWAVERAARRLAAVPGVTGVSVNGGGDVQLLGAPGSERPWRVGVSDPLRPGGLAAVISAAGVDELAVATSGTAERGAHIVDPRTGRSAVTDLVAVTVVGPRLTWADCWATAAFAMGSREGLAWLESLPGVEALLITAGDEVRCTGGLAARLG from the coding sequence GTGGCTGACACGGTGGCCGACTCCGCACAGGCTCCCGCCGCGGTACGTCACGCGGAGGAGACGATGGGGACCGTCTTCTCCTTCGACGTCCGCGGCGGGGAACCCGGCGCCGTGCGCGCGGCGGTCGACGAGGCCGTCGCCGGGCTGCACAGGGTCGACGAGGTGTTCAGCACCTACCGCGAGGACAGCCAGATCTCCCGGCTGCAACGCGCTGAGCTGACGGTCGAGGAGTGTGATCCGGAGGTCGGCGAGGTCCTGAAGCTCGCGGCCGAGGCGGAGCAGCTGAGTGACGGCTGGTTCAGCACGTCGTACGGGGGCCGCCTCGATCCGACCGGCATCGTGAAGGGCTGGGCGGTCGAGCGGGCGGCGCGGCGGCTGGCGGCGGTGCCCGGGGTGACCGGAGTGAGCGTCAACGGCGGCGGCGATGTGCAGTTGCTCGGGGCCCCGGGTTCGGAGCGGCCGTGGCGGGTCGGGGTGTCCGATCCCCTGCGACCGGGAGGTCTCGCGGCGGTGATCTCCGCGGCAGGGGTGGACGAGCTGGCCGTGGCCACATCCGGGACCGCCGAGCGGGGCGCGCACATCGTCGACCCGCGTACGGGGCGTTCGGCCGTGACCGACCTGGTCGCCGTGACGGTGGTGGGGCCTCGGCTGACGTGGGCGGACTGCTGGGCCACGGCGGCGTTCGCGATGGGCTCGCGGGAGGGGCTGGCGTGGCTGGAGTCGCTGCCGGGGGTTGAGGCGCTGTTGATCACGGCCGGCGATGAGGTGCGCTGTACTGGAGGTTTGGCGGCGCGGCTGGGGTGA
- a CDS encoding L,D-transpeptidase family protein, translated as MRPGAVALAVSSLVVLGAGPPAPSSPLPARMADTGGGTQLITAVAPGRASTTGTVTWWDRRDGRWVRAGSAPARFGANGLVEGASRKQGTNTTPTGLYGLPYAFGIKAAPRGTAYPYRRVHRDSWWCQDNGSRSYNRWTEPRAADCRAAESEHLITYGERYAHALVVGFNYERPVRGRGAGIFLHVNGRGATAGCVSVPKGAMRTILTWADPARRPHIAVGTAGGATAVTRY; from the coding sequence ATGCGCCCCGGTGCCGTCGCCCTCGCCGTCTCCTCCCTCGTCGTGCTCGGTGCCGGGCCGCCCGCCCCCTCGTCGCCGCTGCCGGCCCGGATGGCGGACACCGGCGGCGGCACCCAGCTGATCACCGCGGTGGCCCCGGGGAGGGCCTCGACGACGGGCACGGTCACCTGGTGGGACCGCAGGGACGGGCGGTGGGTGCGGGCGGGTTCCGCGCCCGCGCGTTTCGGAGCGAACGGGCTGGTCGAGGGCGCGTCCCGCAAGCAGGGCACGAACACCACACCCACGGGTCTGTACGGCCTGCCGTACGCCTTCGGCATCAAGGCGGCGCCGCGCGGGACGGCGTACCCGTACCGCCGGGTGCACCGGGACTCCTGGTGGTGCCAGGACAACGGCTCCCGCTCCTACAACCGCTGGACCGAGCCCCGCGCGGCCGACTGCCGGGCCGCCGAGTCCGAGCACCTGATCACCTACGGCGAGCGGTACGCGCACGCGCTCGTCGTCGGCTTCAACTACGAGCGTCCCGTACGGGGACGCGGCGCGGGCATCTTCCTGCATGTCAACGGGCGTGGCGCGACGGCCGGTTGCGTGTCCGTGCCGAAGGGCGCGATGCGGACGATCCTCACCTGGGCCGACCCGGCGCGGCGTCCCCACATCGCCGTCGGGACGGCCGGCGGGGCTACCGCCGTCACCCGCTACTAG
- the argH gene encoding argininosuccinate lyase, giving the protein MSSNSGDVRLWGGRFADGPAEALAKLSASVHFDWRLAPYDIAGSRAHARVLHKAGLLTEDELTRMIAGLDQLEADVADGSFVGTIADEDVHTALERGLLERLGPDLGGKLRAGRSRNDQVATLFRMYLRDHARVLGGLIAELQDALIGLAEAHPDVAMPGRTHLQHAQPVLFAHHVLAHVQSLSRDAERLRQWDARTAVSPYGSGALAGSSLGLDPEAVAKDLGFEHGSVGNSIDGTASRDFVAEFAFITAMIGVNLSRIAEEVILWNTKEFSFVTLHDAFSTGSSIMPQKKNPDIAELARGKSGRLIGNLTGLLATLKALPLAYNRDLQEDKEPVFDSIDQLEILLPAFTGMMATLTVHRERMEELAPAGFSLATDIAEWLVKQGVPFRVAHEVAGECVKVAEGEGKELDELTDEQFAKISSHLTPEVRTVLNVPGALASRKGRGGTAPSAVAVQLAEVKADVAKQHEWAVAKKKG; this is encoded by the coding sequence GTGAGCAGCAACAGCGGTGACGTACGGCTCTGGGGCGGCCGTTTCGCCGACGGTCCCGCCGAGGCCCTGGCCAAGCTGTCCGCGTCCGTCCACTTCGACTGGCGGCTCGCGCCGTACGACATCGCCGGTTCGCGTGCGCACGCGCGCGTGCTGCACAAGGCGGGCCTGCTCACCGAGGACGAGCTGACCCGGATGATCGCCGGGCTGGACCAGCTGGAGGCGGACGTCGCCGACGGCTCCTTCGTGGGCACCATCGCCGACGAGGACGTGCACACCGCCCTGGAGCGCGGCCTGCTGGAGCGGCTCGGCCCCGACCTCGGCGGCAAACTGCGCGCGGGCCGCTCCCGCAACGACCAGGTCGCGACCCTGTTCCGCATGTACCTGCGCGACCACGCCCGGGTCCTCGGCGGCCTGATCGCCGAGCTCCAGGACGCGCTGATCGGCCTGGCCGAGGCCCACCCGGACGTGGCGATGCCCGGCCGTACGCACCTCCAGCACGCCCAGCCGGTCCTGTTCGCGCACCACGTCCTCGCCCACGTCCAGTCCCTGTCCCGGGACGCGGAGCGGCTGCGCCAGTGGGACGCGCGCACGGCGGTGTCGCCCTACGGCTCGGGCGCGCTGGCGGGCTCCTCCCTGGGCCTGGACCCGGAGGCGGTGGCGAAGGACCTCGGGTTCGAGCACGGCTCCGTCGGCAACTCCATCGACGGCACGGCGTCCCGCGACTTCGTCGCCGAGTTCGCGTTCATCACGGCGATGATCGGCGTCAACCTCTCCCGGATCGCCGAGGAGGTCATCCTCTGGAACACGAAGGAGTTCTCCTTCGTGACCCTGCACGACGCGTTCTCCACCGGCTCGTCGATCATGCCGCAGAAGAAGAACCCGGACATCGCCGAGCTGGCGCGCGGCAAGTCCGGCCGCCTGATCGGCAACCTGACGGGCCTGCTGGCCACGCTCAAGGCCCTCCCGCTCGCGTACAACCGCGACCTCCAGGAGGACAAGGAGCCGGTCTTCGACTCCATCGACCAGCTGGAGATCCTGCTCCCCGCCTTCACCGGCATGATGGCCACGCTCACCGTCCACCGCGAGCGCATGGAGGAACTGGCCCCCGCCGGCTTCTCCCTCGCCACGGACATCGCGGAATGGCTGGTCAAGCAGGGCGTACCGTTCCGCGTGGCCCACGAGGTGGCGGGCGAGTGCGTGAAGGTCGCCGAGGGCGAGGGCAAGGAACTGGACGAGCTGACGGACGAGCAGTTCGCGAAGATCTCGTCCCACCTCACCCCGGAGGTCCGCACGGTCCTCAACGTCCCCGGAGCCCTCGCGTCCCGCAAGGGCCGGGGTGGCACGGCCCCGAGCGCGGTGGCAGTGCAGCTGGCCGAGGTGAAGGCCGACGTGGCGAAGCAGCATGAATGGGCCGTGGCCAAGAAGAAGGGCTGA
- a CDS encoding pyridoxamine 5'-phosphate oxidase family protein: MGKTYERIEGRLRSFIEAQPVFFTATAPLSADGTVNLSPKGLKGSFAVLDDLTVAYLDFAGSTAETIAHLRENGRITLMWCAFQGPPNIVRVHGRGEPVFRDDPRFRELLGHFPDIDPAQHGLRAIIVVTAELVRDSCGYAVPFMAYEADRDLHGKRFAREDDASLSAYFTKKEHIETSLDGLPGLPLPLPPSTV, from the coding sequence ATGGGAAAGACTTATGAGCGCATAGAAGGCCGGCTCCGCTCGTTCATCGAGGCGCAGCCGGTCTTCTTCACCGCCACCGCCCCCTTGTCCGCCGACGGCACGGTCAACCTCTCCCCCAAGGGCCTCAAGGGCTCCTTCGCGGTGCTCGACGACCTCACCGTGGCCTACCTCGACTTCGCCGGCTCCACCGCCGAGACCATCGCCCATCTGCGGGAGAACGGCCGGATCACCCTGATGTGGTGCGCCTTCCAGGGCCCGCCGAACATCGTCCGCGTGCACGGCCGCGGTGAGCCGGTCTTCCGCGACGACCCCCGGTTCCGGGAACTGCTCGGCCACTTCCCGGACATCGATCCGGCGCAGCACGGGCTGCGCGCGATCATCGTCGTGACGGCCGAACTCGTCCGCGACAGCTGCGGCTACGCCGTGCCCTTCATGGCGTACGAGGCGGACCGCGACCTGCACGGCAAGCGTTTCGCACGCGAGGACGACGCGTCGCTCAGCGCCTACTTCACCAAGAAGGAGCACATCGAGACCAGCCTGGACGGACTACCCGGGCTGCCGCTGCCGCTGCCGCCCTCTACGGTCTGA
- a CDS encoding arginine repressor: MSQAQDHEQPGANGPAVPQTRTARHRRIVDILNRQPVRSQSQLAKLLADDGLSVTQATLSRDLDELNAVKIRNTDGDLIYAVPSEGGFRTPRAPLGGSAKEERMRRLSQELLISAEASANLVVLRTPPGAAQFLASAIDQAELHDILGTIAGDDTLLLISRNPDGGQALADHLLRLAQNGH; this comes from the coding sequence ATGAGCCAGGCGCAGGACCACGAGCAGCCGGGGGCGAACGGGCCCGCCGTGCCGCAGACCCGCACCGCACGCCACCGCCGGATCGTGGACATCCTCAACCGGCAGCCGGTGCGGTCGCAGAGCCAGCTGGCGAAGCTGCTCGCCGACGACGGGCTGAGCGTCACGCAGGCGACGCTCTCCCGGGACCTGGACGAGCTGAACGCGGTGAAGATCCGCAACACCGACGGCGACCTGATCTACGCGGTACCGAGCGAGGGCGGTTTCCGCACGCCGCGCGCGCCGCTGGGCGGGTCGGCGAAGGAGGAGCGGATGCGGCGGCTGTCGCAGGAGCTGCTGATCTCCGCGGAGGCTTCGGCGAACCTCGTGGTCCTGCGGACTCCTCCGGGGGCCGCGCAGTTCCTGGCGTCGGCGATCGACCAGGCCGAGCTGCACGACATTCTCGGGACGATCGCGGGTGACGACACGTTGCTGTTGATCAGCCGGAACCCTGACGGGGGGCAGGCGCTGGCCGACCATTTGCTGAGGCTGGCGCAGAACGGGCATTGA
- a CDS encoding argininosuccinate synthase, whose translation MTERVVLAYSGGLDTSVAIGWIAEETGAEVIAVAVDVGQGGEDLDVIRKRALACGAVEAEVADARDEFAEEYCLPAIKANALYMDRYPLVSALSRPAIVKHLVAAARKHGATTVAHGCTGKGNDQVRFEAGIAALAPDLRCIAPVRDYAMTRDKAIAFCEDKGLPIATTKKSPYSIDQNVFGRAIETGFLEDIWNAPIEDIYEYTQNPATPREPDEVVISFKEGAPVAIDGRPVTVLQAVQQLNERAGAQGIGRIDMVEDRLVGIKSREVYEAPGAIALITAHQELENVTVERELARYKRGVEQRWSELVYDGLWFSPLKRAMDGFVDEANRHVTGDIRMTLHGGRAVVTGRRSEQSLYDFNLATYDTGDTFDQSAAKGFIDIYSLSSKIAAQRHLRA comes from the coding sequence GTGACCGAGCGCGTCGTACTCGCCTACTCCGGCGGTCTTGACACCTCCGTCGCCATCGGCTGGATCGCCGAGGAGACGGGCGCCGAGGTCATCGCGGTCGCGGTGGACGTCGGCCAGGGCGGCGAGGATCTGGACGTCATCCGCAAGCGCGCCCTCGCGTGCGGCGCGGTGGAGGCCGAAGTGGCCGACGCCAGGGACGAGTTCGCCGAGGAGTACTGCCTCCCGGCGATCAAGGCCAACGCCCTCTACATGGACCGCTACCCGCTGGTCTCCGCGCTGTCCCGGCCGGCGATCGTCAAGCACCTCGTCGCCGCCGCCCGGAAGCACGGCGCCACGACCGTCGCCCACGGCTGCACCGGCAAGGGCAACGACCAGGTCCGCTTCGAGGCCGGTATCGCCGCCCTCGCCCCCGACCTGAGGTGCATCGCCCCGGTCCGCGACTACGCCATGACCCGCGACAAGGCCATCGCCTTCTGCGAGGACAAGGGCCTGCCGATCGCGACCACCAAGAAGTCCCCGTACTCCATCGACCAGAACGTCTTCGGCCGCGCCATCGAGACCGGCTTCCTCGAGGACATCTGGAACGCGCCGATCGAGGACATCTACGAGTACACGCAGAACCCGGCCACCCCGCGCGAGCCCGACGAGGTGGTCATCTCCTTCAAGGAGGGCGCCCCGGTCGCCATCGACGGCAGGCCCGTCACCGTGCTCCAGGCCGTCCAGCAGCTCAACGAGCGCGCCGGCGCCCAGGGCATCGGCCGGATCGACATGGTCGAGGACCGCCTCGTCGGCATCAAGTCCCGCGAGGTCTACGAGGCCCCCGGCGCCATCGCCCTGATCACCGCCCACCAGGAACTGGAGAACGTCACCGTCGAGCGCGAACTCGCCCGCTACAAGCGGGGCGTCGAGCAGCGCTGGAGCGAGCTGGTCTACGACGGCCTGTGGTTCTCCCCGCTCAAGCGCGCCATGGACGGCTTCGTCGACGAGGCCAACCGGCATGTCACCGGCGACATCCGCATGACCCTGCACGGCGGCCGCGCGGTCGTCACCGGCCGGCGCTCCGAGCAGTCGCTGTACGACTTCAACCTGGCGACGTACGACACGGGCGACACCTTCGACCAGTCCGCCGCCAAGGGCTTCATCGACATCTACAGCCTGTCGTCGAAGATCGCGGCGCAGCGTCACCTGCGGGCGTAG
- a CDS encoding ferredoxin reductase family protein: protein MTTTLAGGRAARRQTMRRIRPRRSPAVPLLIALWAGAAAVLWLWWDNTASLADTSAKILAAGRITGLLAGYLMALVVLQMARVPALERRVGTDRVARWHAMTGRYTLCLVLAHVFLTMWGYALQAGKGLGAIVQQTTDSINQLPDMGKAAIGTGLLFVIGILSIGGVRRLIGYDTWYHVHLLTYAAVYLTFWHQITTGNEFAVEPAAKTFWYGLYGAVTALVLWYRILTPIRLNLRHRMRVEAVIEETPGIVSVLIGGRKLHRMGAEAGQFFRWRFKAPGMRFSSHPYSLSAAPRPDMLRITVKAIGDHTSRLRELKPGTKVWAEGPYGAMTAQRRSRGKVLLVAGGVGITPMRALFETLPGASGDITLLYRANSTQDLALWGELAKIADERGARLMYAVNSPDGERPDISAESLRRKIPDIDDHDVFMCGPPGFAQSVYEALRGAGVPARRIHHESFEM from the coding sequence GTGACCACCACGCTCGCAGGCGGCCGTGCCGCCCGCCGCCAGACGATGCGCCGCATCCGCCCGCGCCGCTCCCCGGCCGTACCGCTGCTGATCGCCCTGTGGGCGGGTGCGGCGGCCGTGCTGTGGCTGTGGTGGGACAACACAGCGTCGCTCGCGGACACCTCGGCCAAGATCCTGGCCGCGGGCCGGATCACCGGCCTGCTCGCCGGCTACCTCATGGCGCTGGTGGTGCTCCAGATGGCCCGGGTGCCCGCGCTGGAGCGGCGGGTGGGCACCGACCGGGTCGCCCGCTGGCACGCCATGACCGGCCGCTACACGCTCTGCCTGGTCCTCGCCCACGTCTTCCTCACCATGTGGGGCTACGCCCTCCAGGCGGGCAAGGGGCTCGGCGCCATCGTCCAGCAGACGACCGACTCCATCAACCAGCTGCCGGACATGGGCAAGGCCGCCATCGGCACGGGCCTGCTGTTCGTCATCGGGATCCTCTCGATCGGCGGCGTCCGCCGGCTGATCGGGTACGACACCTGGTACCACGTGCACCTGCTCACCTACGCGGCCGTGTACCTGACGTTCTGGCACCAGATCACGACGGGCAACGAGTTCGCCGTCGAGCCCGCCGCGAAGACCTTCTGGTACGGGCTGTACGGCGCGGTGACCGCGCTCGTCCTCTGGTACCGGATCCTCACCCCGATCCGGCTGAACCTGCGGCACCGGATGCGGGTCGAGGCGGTCATCGAGGAGACCCCGGGCATCGTGTCCGTGCTGATCGGCGGGCGCAAGCTGCACCGGATGGGCGCGGAGGCGGGCCAGTTCTTCCGCTGGCGGTTCAAGGCGCCCGGCATGCGCTTCAGTTCGCACCCGTACTCGCTCTCGGCGGCGCCCCGCCCGGACATGCTGCGGATCACCGTCAAGGCGATCGGTGACCACACCTCCCGGCTGCGCGAGCTCAAGCCCGGCACCAAGGTCTGGGCGGAGGGCCCGTACGGCGCGATGACCGCGCAGCGCCGCAGCCGCGGCAAGGTGCTGCTGGTCGCGGGCGGTGTCGGCATCACCCCGATGCGGGCCCTGTTCGAAACCCTGCCGGGCGCCTCCGGCGACATCACGCTGCTCTACCGGGCCAACAGCACCCAGGACCTGGCCCTGTGGGGCGAGCTCGCCAAGATCGCCGACGAGCGCGGTGCCCGGCTGATGTACGCGGTCAACAGCCCCGACGGGGAACGGCCCGACATCTCCGCGGAGTCCCTCCGGCGGAAGATCCCGGACATCGACGACCACGACGTCTTCATGTGCGGGCCGCCCGGCTTCGCGCAGTCGGTGTACGAGGCACTGCGCGGCGCGGGAGTCCCCGCACGCCGTATCCACCACGAGTCGTTCGAGATGTGA